A stretch of DNA from Ctenopharyngodon idella isolate HZGC_01 chromosome 6, HZGC01, whole genome shotgun sequence:
TACACATgagaaattatttattattactaattcATAACTTTCTAAAATGatcagttaatgcattaactaatggacgatattgtaaagtgtcaccaTTATTTCTAAAATGTACAGAGATAATAgtttggaaaaaagaaaagttttcaAGTATCATTTCCTGAGAACACAAATGAATTCTCACTCTGGACACATTAATTGGTTCTGCTGGAGGTTGATTGTGTTTAATGAAGGCGTGACGTTTGCGTGTTTCGCTGCAGGCAGCGCGCCGGTACCGTGACGGGCGTGTCAGTGAACGTGGCGTGTCTCCTGTCTGCCGTGCTGGAGCCGTACATGCCCACCGTCAGTCACACCATCCGTGCCCAGCTGCAGGCTCCGCCCACCTGCGCCAGCGCCATGCTGCAGGGGGCGGGAACCTTCATCTGCACACTGCCAGCCGGGCACCGCATCGGCACGGTAACGCCTGACTTCTCCTGATATTATGTGTGACCGTGTGACTGTAGGAAGAGCACAGCATTATTACAGACCATATGCAAAATCTcaacttaattattttttttatattttttacttttgttgTTGACCTCTCCTACAGGTCAGTCCTTTGTTCCAAAAGTTGGAGAATGAACAGATTGAGGCTCTGAAGAAAAAATTTGGAGGACAACAGGTTTGTCAAAGACGTTCATCCATTATTGATCAGAGTTCTCAGGCAGAAACGGGAACTGGGATTTCCAGGCCAGACgtatttatgaaaattaacAATATACTgaaaatttttaaatgaaatttttaaaaaattatataaaataatattaaaaataaaacatatatatgaaaaaaaaattatataaaatgatattaaaaataaaaaaatatatatgaataaaataattatataaaatgttaaaaataaaaaaaatatatatatgaagaaattattatataaaatgtcaaTGTAAAAATTTTCTCCCGCTCTCtatccatttatttttaatttaatttttatataattatctttttataattaaaataatatatttatgaaaaaataattatataaaatatttcaatataaaaaattCTAATATCTCAGTTGTTCTCCTACTCTCTAtccatctattttttttttttttaaatatgtatttttttgtatttttttattgtaattatttatataattattttataatttatttattataaaaaaacaattattttatcaGCTATAAATTGCTCTGTGAGTCTGACCTCTATAAAATAATTCCTAAAAATGCTCGTGCATAACTGGAAAAGTTGTGGAAACTCATTTTCTGAGAATTATTTTGGAAACTGCATTGATTAACCGCTCCTATAAATATGCAacaatcttttttaaaattcagtgaaatctgtttaaattattctttttaaaatacaataaaatctaTGAATTACCCACGTTTCATTTTCTGCATTGCTGCTCTGGTACAACCACATATTTTATTCATACAAtcaattcaaatatatatatatatatgtatgtgatATTTGTGAGTGTACGACTGGAACAGTTGTGGAAATTCATCGGGCAGAAGGTGTAAGAACCCTGATTAATTAAAATCGCTCAATTATACCGGCTCTGATGAAGATCAGCTTGATGTTTTGCTGTTTCTCATATTCTCTCTCTTGAAAGAAAGAATGACGTTTACATCTtcggttgtctgtctgtctgattcTCGGCCTCTTTCAGCCAGAAGAGGAGAGTCTGGAAGCGAAGGTAGACGAGTGTGTGACCGCTCTCTGTTCTCACGGCTTTGTGTCTGTTTTCACTAAAACTGACTGTGAAATCGATTCAGTGATGATGTCTGTATTCAGAGAACGGCAGCTCTGGATCAAAGCCTGCTGCTGTCAGTCACGCCGCGCCGTTTCTATCAACCCAGAATACAATCTGCCCCCGGCCGCCCGTCTTAAAGACAACAAACCTCATTTTACATTCTTCTTAACGTTTGTTTAAGAGCGATGATTTCACAGACCTCTTCAGTGCCTGCGTGTGCTAACAGATATTTCtgcatgcgtgtttgtgtgGCTGCTCTTATGAATTACCAgattattttatctttataataattattaaaaatctttttaattaaaacaaatataaagaaaCAAATGCAAGTAATTTTTTGTGGCCTTgtaatttttgcttttttttatttttttattctgaaacATGCACATAATACACTCtttgatgaaatatgatttttctgTTTCTAGACCCAGAGTTCCAGCGCCGCAGCAGTCGAGACCAAACCCAGCGTCAGTGCTGCGCAGGACGCCTCGCTGAACGTCAGCGCAGATCCAGAGAGAGCCAAACAGCTGACGGCTTTAGTGGCAGAACAagtaagaacacacacacacacacacacacacacacacatttgtttcactatattagtgagggcattgcatagacttccactgattttatatcaggttaatgatattttctaggGTCTAACCCAAGCACTACCCCTAAACCAACCCGTCACAGAAAcatgtgattttaaaaaacactAGATTTTAAAACAAACGTGTTTTGGCCGatttataagcttttttaacTCGTGATCACCAGTAAAATGTCTTCACTAAGTCggttgtcataatatttcactatataagtGAAAAGAGACATTTGGTGATCATAAGTATAGCtaaacctgtacacacacacacacacacacacactcacgtgcaatactggtcaaaagtgatgtctggagAGGATATTTGAAGGgcgattaaaccatcaaaatatgaagaaaatactttattttttatatatattttaaatataagggaagaacaaaacactaaacttagTAAAGgtgtttatctgacaaaattatttggcacaAAAAGGTAAACTAccgctacaggttttattttactgtgcCAAAAAATGCATTGAAAAACCCAAAAGCTGACATGAAAAAGCAAACATTGACTACaatataatcagttattaatatttggtTGGTTCTCTTGATTTTGCATGTTCATAATTTGTTTCTATGACAGCCtgaacaaaaattatgtcaggTTTCATTGCGCTATTATCGCAAATAAAACAGTCGACTCCAAACACAACTACGCAATTTGATTACAAAATCTTTACAAcaattttaatgatattttaataaaaagtgaagatgtcaattttccagACCGGACCGTGTGACTGTTGAAgcatttttttatcttttcaatATCATCTAATAGGAAGGTTCAAGAACGCCGCCCTTTTCTTCCAAAAAACGCATTGTGGCGCTTTAGTAGCTGCATTTATTGTCTattgtttttatcttttattatgttagaattttttaaaaaggaaaatgaaTAAAGGTGAAATTTTAGaaatttatatgtaatatatctaaatatattttatttccgTTTTTAacaggaaattttttttttttctcatttaatttcattttttcgCCTCATTTTATGAAAGTCTTTAACTGAAGGTGTGATCGTTATTTTTGAAGGTGTGATAATTATTCATATGGGTTAGTAGTGCTGATATATGattcattgtgtgtgtttgtgtttcagggCGATAAAGTACGAGCTCTGAAAGCTCAGAAAGCCGAGAAGTCAGTCATCGTGGAGGAAGTCGCCAAATTAATTGAGCTGAAAAAACAACTCTGTCTTGCGGAGGGCAAGAACCCAGAGCCGGCCGCTCCGAAAGGGAAGAAGAAATAAGAGGAGAAAACGTGAACATGAGAAAGAAAActttatattttagaatattttctGGGAACTGCATTGGACACTGCACTGTTTAACCACTCCTATAATAATCCAACCATTCCAGATTTCACAATGCAGTGAAATCTGTTAAATGATGTATTTCCTGTTTAATTTTTCTGCTTTGTTACTCTGGTACAACCATGTATTTTATTCACACACTCAATAAACACCAAGACAAAAATCACAAAGACTCggtttagttcattttaaaaaactttaataaCAAAATGTGTGTAATACAAGTTTATATTAAGTAAGGCTAAATAAAAATTTGCTACGCTAATACAGTAATTCGGCATGCacgtttattttaacattaggAAGATAAATGATTACATGTAATGATGATCATGTGATACACATATAGAAAAATAGGCATAGATCAGAGGCAGAGAGTGTTATAAACTGCTAGTTctaaaaaatttgaaaaagttTCAAGAGAAATAAGTGAGAGCAAAATCGCCATTCATAATAATCTTcccctaaacacacacacacactcacacttagAGGCCTCGGGTTGATGGTGAGCGCAGAGAGAAACGGCTCACAATCGTTCAGAATAACAGTCCTGAGCTACTAATCTCTGTcattaacacatttaaaagCCCTGTCATTAACACAttagaccaatcagagcaggcTGGTTACAATGAAACACACCTCCATTCGCTTCTACAATCATGTTACTGATACAATCACGTTGCTTCTACATCCTTTTTATTGCAGTTCTGCCGTTTCTTCCATCGTCTGTTCTACGTTCCCTACAGACTCCTCTCCACAGACGAACAATCAGCTTTCAGTTACACAGAAAGTTGATTAACTTTGGGTAGTTTAATAAGAGCGTTTTAGGCTTTCGTTCGCGATATTACCAGGTGAATCTCAAGGAAACCGGTCTTCGGAAGTTATAATTTGCTTAAAATAAAGGTGGTTTTTAGTACCATTACCAATTTTACCAAAAGTTAATTGCATACTgcatttttattactgtaatgcaaaataTCGCAtactttaatttgtgttctcttttgataatttaaaatatatttatatttgttttactgTCTTAAATTTTTGCTGATTACAGTCGTTTTATGTAGGTAAAAAACTTTGTTTTCTAAGTTATCTATTTTCTTCTTtgcttttgatatttttattgctgtgatgtgaTCTCATTCTTTAATGTATTCGTAACATTTAAACACCACATTAGTACTTGCCTTAAATTTTtgctgatttaaatgtttaaaaaaatatgcattggtCATTTTAATTTACTGCAAAACCTTCGTAAAATTAggctttatttttttcatttatataatttcatattcgctttcaatatttttatttattatcattgcTATATCATTCTTTAATTTGTGtcctcttttaataatttaaaatatatttgtattgtttgtacatTTTTGCTGATTAGTCGTTTTATGTAGGTAAAAACCTTCGTTTTCTAATTTATCTAATTTCTTCTTtgcttttgatatttttattgctgtaattctttaatttattcataGCGTCATTCATTAAACTGTAACATTTAAACACTATAGTAGTACTTGCTTTTAATTTTtcctgtttaaaatgtttttaaaaacgcattacagtcattttaattttaactttgTAAAATTACGCTTTATTTCATATTTGCtcttgatatttttatttatttttaacatttatcatAGTAGTATTTGCCTGATTGAAGTGCTTTAACATAATATTAGTCATTTTAATTTACTGAAAAAGCTTTGCATTCTTTATAAAAAATCTAATTGGTTTTGGGATGAGGTTCGACCGGGACGTGTTTCCGCTGGGCTCCACATTCCTTCTTTTCTTTACGGCTCAATCtgactttctctttctctctcggtGGGAGACGCTCTCCCCTCTCTCCCCCCCGTCCCACGTGTCTTTTATCTCCTTCTAAATGTGCATTTCACGGTCAATTGTTCGCTTCCCTTCAACCCCTTCTTTCCTGTTGCTCCTTCACCTCCTGGTGTTGACGAGTCTCTCGATGAGCGCCCGGCGCGTCCTCTGCACCTCCTCTCCCAATCGCTCGATCTCGGCTTTGAGGCGCTCGTTCTGATCCGTCAGCTCCTGCACCTTCCTCTCGTTCTCCTGCTCGCGCTCTCTTCTGCTCTTCTTCCCCGGGGACGGCGAGCACAGCGCGCCTCCTTTCTCGCCCCCTCGCTTTCTCTTGCCCGGTCGCGAGGAGACGGGAGGGGACGCCGGCGGGGAGCAGTTGAGGGAGGGCGAGCGGGACGCCGAGGAGCAGGACGACGTGTCGGGAACCGTAGGGAGCTCCTCCTCGCTGGCGGCCGGAGACGGAGGCGGGTGGAGGTGGTACCCGCCGCTGACCATCGTTTCCACCGACCCCACGCCTCCTTCGCTGAGGAGCTCGAAGAACTCGGGCGGAAGCAGGTCTCCTCCGGACGAGGTGTGCTCCGAATCGCCGCCTCTCCGGTCCTCCTGTCGCGGAGGCGTCGGCGGCGGGTCGTCGGTGACGCGTTGCACACCATCGCCCCATACCTGCCCCTCCGTCAACCAGGTGAGCGAGCAGCTCTCCAACACATCCAGAAACTCGGGCTCCTTCTGCATAAGAGGCGAAGAAGAGAAACCGTTAGGGGGGAAAACGTCGTACGGACGAGATTGTAGAACGGCGTTTGACGTTACTGACCTCGGAGCAAGGCGGGGCTCGCGTGAGTTTGGCCCCGCCTGCGTCGGAGCCCAGTATATCCTGTAGGTCTTCATACCACGCCTCCAACTCTGCACCACATAGCGGCCCCACACCAGGGGGGTACAGCCACTCCGCAGTCATCGCACCAATCAGTCGCTATCCACAGACACAATACGATATGCTCCCACACCTAGCACACCAGACCTGACCcagaaaaaatacataaactGTCCAGAAGAGgtaatgaaaacaaacctgCTGTTGCTGTACACCGATACGGCTCAACACATCAGCACAGAGTAAAGCTTCACCTGCACCGCAGGTTTTGGGAATAGCCGATTTATCTGGGTGACCCGCTATTATACGCGATATTAAGATTGACTGCTCGGCCACCGGGTGCAACAAGGACACACAGTGGCCGGACGGTGTTActgcacaataaatattcacAAGAGTTTCAGAAAAGCGTGCATGCATGAACAGAGAAAAAGGGTTTGTGTTTATTATCATTTACTATAGCCGGTTTAGTGCTTATTTTAAATTCacttcaataaaaataataaagacttTAAAAAGGTGCTCACCTTTAAAGTGTCTCTTGTCAATCAAGTTTGAATGTGAGTTGGTGGCGATATTTTGTCCCAATAATTCTAGAGAAATAAAACATTGAACAGCTCAAGCCACAGTACTTGGTtacaaaatctatttaaaaataaaaaataaaaaaaaatctatttttgttataaaagctatttaaaaataataaaaagggaaaaaagatcTATTTCAGCTGTGAAACAAACACGTGCAAGTGATACAGAAGCCTGAAGATGCATCATAGAGGGGCTTGTGGACGATCGGATGCTCGTAAAAATAACCCGTAGCAATTATTGATTCTTTAATCTTAAATCTAAAATTAGgtcattgtattttttatgtaaacaaaGGCGCATTGTGTGCTCGAGGGCGCCCTCTGCGTGAGTCTGAGAGCGCAGACAGCGTCTGTCAAAACAAGCTGAATGACTCTCGTTCTCATCGCGAACACATTCATGTTCAGCTGAAATAACATCACTGAACTCACCTGAGGAAAAAACGCGACAAACAAGCTGCTTGAGATGCGTGTGTGAGACAATGAAAACAGCCCTAACATATGCACCTGAGGCACTCCcaagtgttttatatatatatataaaaatcgtAATGCGGTGTAAAGCgacataactaaaaaaaaaaaaaagaagaagaaaatttattttatttattattattattattattattattattaaatcataaataataatgttatggAGTTTATTTGTTGTATTCAGGCTGGTTAATTCCAAATGTGACTAAATCGAATATTTTCAAAGGACTCGACAGTCGTGAAATTATACGATAATTCacttaaaaattgtttaaattaattttcttttataaaCTAACTTAACTATGCCCATCTGGAGCAGGGATTTACGAAACTGACAGCGAGCCAATGACGTCATGGAATCAAAGTACAGGAGTGAGGAAACAAAGGGCGAACACTTCGCaccaaaataacactttaaaagtACTTTAACGATATAAAAACACAGCGAGTTAGCCATCGTGACTACGTCCATTTGATTTCTTAAACTGTAAAAAGTTGATGTAGCGCAGTTCCGTTGATGAAGCGTTACTGGTGGCGATCGATGTAACAAATAACCGTTAAAAATAAAACGTTCGCAAAAAAGTTCTCGCGTGCGCGTCTAAAATGCCGCGATTGTAGCGAAATGACAGCTGTCATCGCGTAGTTTTGTAAACAAGTAACTATTAAAGTAAATATGAATAAACCAGGAAAGATGTTGCCTTAAATAAAGAAAACGGACGgagaaagaggggaaaaaatccTGTGAAATTTGAGTTGAACAACTGTATTCCAAAAACAGCCCGGGATAGTCGCCAAAACATGCGCATTCCTGTTTTCCAAAAGGAAAAGCTTGACACATATACCAGCAAGAAAAGTACATCAGATCACAATATAAAGAATAGAGAAATAGATAGATGACACTCacccttttctttttattatttcttttcctCGGCTGTTTCGGATTcagggtttgtgtgtgtttttgtagagATTGGTGATAGCTCATGTTAACCATTGTTCAGTTGAAGTCACCGAGTGTGGATTTCGGAAACTCCCGGGGACATTTATAGAGTGACTCCAACCGAACTCTGGGGGAAGGACCTCAAGGTGCAACCTAACAGAGATTACGAGAAACTGACAGGAGATGGTCGGCCGTGCGCGCCAATCAAGCGAGGCGGTCGAAATTCTTCTGCTTAGAGACATCCAATGAGCAGACGCGCTGGGCGGGAGGGGCGGGACTTGGTGACTGTGCTGGTTGTCTCGCTCTGCGAGAGTTTGTGTGAGCGGGAAGATGTGATGCAGTCATAAGACGGCCAGGACGAATTTGGGGCGTAAGGGAGTCACATGAAAGGAATGATGCAATCGTTGGCAACCGGTTTCTAGTTGGAGATAAGACTAGCAGAACCCGagcatgttttattaaacaacctttcgttaaaaagaaaaaaaaaaactgacaaacTACCCTATAAGGATGTAGGAAAATGTGTCTTTTTGCTTGCGTTCGCATATGCACCTATAAAAATAGGCAACGTTAATATCCGTGATCGTCGTCGTGTGATATTGTACGCATTTGTTCGCTCTTTTTTCATCTTTAATAATTCCTCTCTAGTGACCCTGAGGCGATTCTTTCATGTTTCCAAACGCATCCAGTTCAGCACTATATGGAACGAGGATATTCCATAGGAGTTTGAACAATCCCACCTCAGCCATTTCATCCCACTCCATTTGACAACATAGCAACGGGATACACAATCGGCAATTCGATATATTAAATTACTTAAGTGGTTATTGCTCGACACACCTGTTTAGAATCGCTAAATGAGCCGATAAAGTGACGTTGAAATGGTAAAGGTCAGAATCTAGTTCACAGATAAGATCTTAAACCAGCACAAGATTTAGTCCGAGAACACGCCCTGAATGTAAAGAATGTTATGGATCCTATAGTCTATATTGGGACACTCAAAGTGTGGATCTTTTAAAACGTTATTCTAATGCTGCAATTTGGTTTTGGTTTccacagaacaaaaataaaggttctttattggtatTGATGGTTCcacaaagaacctttaacatcctcGGAACCACTGGACAAAAAGTTCTTGTGTTTTGGATTATTAAaacacactaagaaaaatggttTCACTCAAAGGTTATTTGGGGAACCGAAACTGGCTGGCATTGCACCAGCACAATGCCAGTTGTGTTTCCAAACGGATCCAGTTCAGCACTATATGGAACGAGGATATTCCATAGGAGTTTGAACAATTCCTCAACCATTTGACAACATAAGatacacattcaatacaatcaGGATagattctgctttttttttttaaatgaaaggaCTTAAGTTGTTATTGTTCAACACAAAACGCTAAATGAGCCGATAAGTAAAGGTCAGATAAGATCATCCAGTGTAAATCAGCACAAGATTTAGTCCCTAAATGTATAGAATGTTTTCCAACATGGATCCTATAGTCTATATGGGACACTCAAAGTGTGGATGTTCAAAACATTATTCTAATGATGGTCAATTTTGGTTCAATAAAGAACTTCCTCGGAACCTTTCCATATAGTGGAAAAATGTTTATGGGATTATTGAAATGTtcttgacacttttttttttttttttgagggaaCTGAAACTGGtttataccttttatttttaagagttttaaaTGATATACTTTAATGGGTACAACTTTGGGTGATCAGAACCCCTAAAACCGCCCTAGTATTTTTTCAACTGTTGTTGTGGCACTGGGAATAACTATAACATGGTTGTGTAAAATGTTGTTGTCCTGTAGTATGATCCTTCAAATAAAACGATGCTAATTAGTTCAATGGTATTTAATTAACCgttttaaatgcttaaaacGATAGATTAGGCACAACACGGGGTGACCTGTAACTCCTGGCCAACTGATGTCACCAGGGACTCATCTCGTTAGTATTCTGAAACTCTTCCCAACACTAGAGTTAAGTAGTTAAACTTGCATGGTGCAAAGCGTGCAATGTATTGCCTAGCAACAGCGCAAGTGGGATGCGCGTAAGGTTAGCGAATAGAAACCTCAAATACTGTTTCCAGGAGCAGGGCACCGCTCGCGTTGAGACGCTACTAACACGTCACGATCGGTTGGCTGTTGCTGTGTAGTCTCCCCGCTGCCTAATGGTTATCACCTCCGAGCGTGTAATTCTATTGGCAGGTTACGCCTTTATTCCCCAAAGTTGTGTTTACTCAACATTCCTTTGAAGTTTTAACAGGTTTAACTCTCAATAACTCCCTCTGTTTTGAAAACTTTGTCGAGTTATACCTGCCTTCACCGTAGTAGGAGGTTGATCTGATTTATATTTCTAACTGTTCAGATTGTGCCAGCGAATCACATTTCTGCTCAAGAGAATAAcagacattttacaatataccATATGCTTAGAAATACCTCTGGTTTCCTACATCTTTCCTCCACACTAAACGATTTTTTCCCTCAGTAATTATAAAGTAGTTACGGGCGgaccatttttttgttttctcagCTAACTGACACAATAAGGCCAATAAAGATATGCGTGTGTGTAGAATCATTTTATGGCAGACGAACAGAAATTTCTTTCTCTCAGGATATTCCCGCCTCCCGCTCACTTCAGTGAAACATACTTCACATTTCCAGATGAAGTTCACGAGCATCTACGGTTACCTGACCGttagaatttaatttaaatgacgTTTCGAATAGTTTGAGGCGGATCATAAATTTACCATTTGTagcctagttttttttttctttattgacTGCGCAGAAGAACATAAAAGACGactgatttatattttatttgcgtttattttatataaagcaAATTGAtatcaacttaaaataaaaatcatatgaTGTATCGATAACATTTGTCAATTTCGAATTTAACgtctgaagataaacaaaaacaatagcTTACAAATATGCtagatttattttacaatacacAAACTACAGAAGTGTATCCATACTTGTACTAGGGCGCGTTTTCCTCTTCACGAGTGGCTCTCTCGCTCCTCCTAGTGGCTTTGAAATTGTATGGAATTCCCAACCCCGACTTCAGCTACTGCGCATGCGTGGACAAAAactccatgattttttttttttgcacggGATCCTAAGGAAAAATAGGAACTTGGAAACGAAGATAAACTAAAAGCACCATCACACAGGCACAATCGGCCCCTCGCTCGCATATGCACACTGTAAAGACGCTTAGGAGGGCGCTGAACCTTTGAATGAAGCGATCGCACGCTCCGCGGCCGAGCAGTATTCACGCGAAATTGGACGACAATGCACGGGGCGCAATAAAACCAAGCGTTATTGCTCTTTGTTTTTAAGCAGGACGCCTCGGATGGATGAAGACGCGGGGAAGTGGCTAAAAATCACACGGCGTTAATAACAGCTCCTGCAACGGCGACATTTGCAACTCAAGTCCATCGAGACGCTTGTTCTGTCTTTCGCCTGTGTTGTGCAGCGCGCCGAAGAAGCAGGAAACTTCGTAAACAGAGAGGTACGTAGCCCGCGAGCTAAAGAAAGCTAACAGCGCGACTACGCTGTACGCGACGCGACAAACTAGAACGCTTCCGTTTTAATGTAATGAAGACCGCTTCGTTGGTTAATATCGGAGTGTTAT
This window harbors:
- the ddit3 gene encoding DNA damage-inducible transcript 3 protein, encoding MTAEWLYPPGVGPLCGAELEAWYEDLQDILGSDAGGAKLTRAPPCSEKEPEFLDVLESCSLTWLTEGQVWGDGVQRVTDDPPPTPPRQEDRRGGDSEHTSSGGDLLPPEFFELLSEGGVGSVETMVSGGYHLHPPPSPAASEEELPTVPDTSSCSSASRSPSLNCSPPASPPVSSRPGKRKRGGEKGGALCSPSPGKKSRREREQENERKVQELTDQNERLKAEIERLGEEVQRTRRALIERLVNTRR